From a region of the Armatimonas rosea genome:
- a CDS encoding polysaccharide deacetylase family protein: MICLTGDLHHTSLQTGNQKHCDITELQVAQRYLKMLEEANVKVTFFISGKCFAEEWDDVKPLVGSELVELGGHNYDCFQCQLFHRACKKLLGSYNGPLWWQTRDAQKTIDIIQKKTGQRISCWRNHMYMHGPHTEKALAACGIQVCSDGVKKDSHGPEQHPDGIYNLPINILPDHEHLYHAERTPEWVDWWVKRYNWSDDFGPQSYYVEEWTEHVLEGLRQNEAAGKTSTLIIHPITLYLCDKLKSFEQILEYIASRQTIHVREQLPTPASATTKPTLARAA, translated from the coding sequence ATGATCTGTCTAACCGGTGACCTACACCACACCAGCCTCCAGACCGGCAACCAGAAACACTGCGATATCACCGAGCTCCAAGTGGCGCAGCGCTACTTAAAGATGCTGGAAGAGGCCAATGTCAAGGTGACCTTCTTTATCTCGGGGAAGTGCTTCGCCGAGGAGTGGGACGATGTCAAGCCGCTGGTGGGGAGCGAGCTGGTGGAGCTTGGCGGCCACAACTACGACTGCTTCCAGTGCCAGCTCTTCCACCGCGCCTGCAAGAAGCTGCTCGGGAGCTACAACGGCCCGCTCTGGTGGCAGACCCGCGATGCCCAGAAGACGATCGATATCATCCAGAAGAAGACCGGGCAGCGCATCTCCTGCTGGCGCAACCACATGTATATGCACGGCCCCCACACTGAGAAAGCGCTCGCGGCCTGTGGGATTCAGGTCTGCTCCGACGGTGTCAAGAAAGACTCTCACGGCCCTGAGCAGCACCCCGACGGGATCTACAACCTACCGATCAATATCCTCCCCGACCACGAGCACCTCTACCACGCCGAGCGGACGCCCGAGTGGGTGGACTGGTGGGTCAAGCGCTACAACTGGAGCGATGACTTCGGGCCGCAGAGCTACTATGTGGAGGAGTGGACCGAGCACGTGCTGGAGGGCCTGCGCCAGAACGAGGCGGCGGGCAAGACCAGCACCCTGATCATCCACCCGATCACGCTCTACCTCTGCGACAAGCTCAAGTCGTTTGAGCAGATCCTGGAGTACATCGCCTCCCGCCAGACCATCCATGTCCGCGAGCAGCTCCCCACCCCCGCCAGCGCAACCACAAAACCCACGCTCGCCCGCGCTGCATAA
- a CDS encoding alpha/beta hydrolase family protein, giving the protein MPAQPPLYNDSVAASNPLRAEQARELERYIEHLKTDKSRRLSDIKKLRQRFAESIGYPPPGKPDPKEPASFTQIGEDSLGVYYRAMIPILPGVHAEGIYITPKNATGRVPLVISMHGGGGSPEVALFNGGANYHDMVRGGVKNGYAVFAPQHLFRADGFPGDIRTRTDERLKLVGTSLTAVEIAKITRSLDVLLKRPELDPKRVAMVGLSYGGYYALVTPALEPRIKVAVSSCYFGVQEWRYEHDELSVPSDFRFPDRFTQLLDSDLVALICPRALLIQAGKSDDDDHRAGGVKLAPASAEHYKKVGKGDNFEFLIFDGGHEFHDPSAWAFLKKHL; this is encoded by the coding sequence ATGCCCGCACAGCCGCCCCTCTACAACGACAGTGTCGCCGCCTCGAACCCGCTCCGCGCCGAGCAAGCCCGTGAGCTGGAGCGCTATATCGAGCACCTCAAGACCGACAAGAGCCGTCGCCTCTCAGACATCAAGAAGCTCCGCCAGCGCTTTGCGGAGAGTATCGGCTACCCCCCGCCCGGCAAGCCCGACCCCAAAGAGCCGGCGAGCTTCACGCAGATTGGCGAGGACAGCCTGGGCGTTTACTACCGAGCGATGATCCCGATCTTGCCGGGTGTCCACGCTGAGGGAATCTACATCACGCCGAAAAATGCCACGGGCCGCGTTCCACTGGTGATCTCGATGCACGGCGGCGGCGGCTCGCCCGAGGTCGCGCTCTTCAACGGCGGGGCCAACTACCACGACATGGTGCGCGGTGGGGTGAAGAACGGCTACGCGGTCTTTGCGCCCCAGCACCTCTTCCGCGCCGATGGCTTCCCCGGCGATATCCGCACCCGCACCGACGAGCGCCTGAAACTAGTCGGGACGAGCCTCACGGCGGTGGAGATCGCCAAGATCACGCGCAGCCTGGATGTCTTGCTGAAGCGCCCCGAGCTCGATCCCAAGCGGGTCGCGATGGTGGGGCTCTCCTACGGCGGCTACTACGCGCTGGTCACTCCGGCGCTGGAGCCGCGCATTAAAGTGGCGGTATCGAGCTGCTACTTCGGGGTCCAAGAGTGGCGCTACGAGCACGACGAGCTCTCGGTGCCCTCGGATTTCCGCTTCCCGGATCGCTTCACCCAGCTCCTCGACTCCGACTTGGTCGCCCTGATCTGCCCCCGCGCCCTGCTGATTCAAGCGGGCAAGAGCGACGACGACGACCACCGGGCGGGTGGAGTCAAGCTGGCACCGGCCTCGGCGGAGCACTACAAAAAAGTCGGCAAGGGAGACAACTTCGAGTTTCTGATCTTCGACGGCGGCCACGAGTTCCACGACCCGTCGGCGTGGGCGTTTCTAAAGAAGCACCTGTAG
- a CDS encoding MATE family efflux transporter, whose amino-acid sequence MTKDTRQGLILEGPLAKGVFLVAMPSVAMMLVQTFNGFLDRFFVSKLGPEAIAAVTICTSWMWLILAAAMAVSTGTTALVGRFIGAGKTGDSEHAARSLHDAASATRQSIVLSLLISVVVGGILIAFRHPLMVLQGLDAHALPLAEPYLLVLALGQPVQFLVMILGGVFRGLGDTTRPFYVTLGSVAVHAVGNAILIPRIGIVGGALALIASQVLALALTVYFLRRSPVAAGLGGPWRLDTTWAWRILKIGLLAALQQLIRVGSMLVFQGMLARSAAGSAAVAALGVGLLFESIAFMPGFGYSIASSAFVGQNLGAGNVKRANAGAWAATWQAIAVMSVMGVVCYVFAQPFAQIFLQHGTDSAQNDRADETLRLAVAYLKIAALSEPFLALGMGLVGALQGAGETLSPTLLTAVAMIVVRLPLAWYLLNHFGLNGAWWAMSLSTMLQGVLVVIVFRQGRWRTVRV is encoded by the coding sequence ATGACAAAAGATACGCGACAGGGGCTGATTCTCGAAGGGCCACTGGCAAAAGGTGTCTTTTTAGTCGCGATGCCCTCCGTGGCGATGATGCTAGTCCAGACCTTCAATGGGTTTCTGGATCGCTTCTTTGTCAGTAAGCTCGGCCCCGAGGCGATCGCGGCGGTCACGATCTGTACCTCGTGGATGTGGCTGATCCTCGCCGCCGCGATGGCGGTCTCCACGGGGACAACCGCGCTCGTGGGCCGCTTTATCGGCGCGGGCAAGACCGGCGACTCCGAGCATGCCGCTCGCTCGCTCCACGATGCCGCCTCCGCGACGCGCCAGTCTATCGTCCTCAGCCTGCTGATCTCCGTGGTCGTGGGCGGGATTTTGATTGCCTTTCGCCACCCGCTCATGGTGCTTCAGGGCCTCGATGCCCATGCCCTCCCCCTCGCGGAGCCGTACTTGCTGGTCCTGGCGCTGGGGCAGCCCGTGCAGTTTCTGGTGATGATCCTCGGCGGTGTCTTCCGTGGCCTCGGTGATACGACCCGGCCGTTCTATGTCACCCTGGGCTCGGTGGCGGTGCATGCGGTGGGCAATGCGATCCTGATTCCCCGGATTGGGATTGTCGGTGGTGCCCTCGCGCTGATTGCCTCGCAGGTGCTGGCGCTGGCGCTGACGGTCTACTTCCTCCGGCGGAGCCCGGTGGCGGCGGGGCTGGGCGGCCCGTGGCGCCTCGACACCACCTGGGCATGGCGCATCCTCAAGATCGGCCTGCTCGCTGCGCTCCAGCAGCTAATCCGTGTGGGCTCGATGCTGGTCTTCCAGGGAATGCTGGCACGCTCGGCGGCGGGAAGCGCGGCCGTGGCGGCTCTGGGAGTCGGGCTCTTGTTTGAGTCGATCGCCTTCATGCCCGGCTTTGGCTACTCGATTGCATCGTCGGCGTTTGTAGGCCAGAACCTGGGGGCGGGCAATGTCAAGCGCGCCAACGCCGGTGCCTGGGCCGCGACCTGGCAGGCGATCGCGGTGATGAGCGTCATGGGCGTGGTCTGCTATGTCTTTGCCCAGCCCTTTGCCCAGATCTTTCTCCAGCACGGCACCGACTCGGCGCAGAACGACCGCGCCGACGAGACCCTGCGCCTGGCGGTGGCCTACCTCAAGATCGCCGCGCTCTCAGAGCCGTTTCTGGCGCTGGGAATGGGCCTCGTGGGGGCGCTCCAAGGCGCGGGGGAGACCCTCAGCCCGACCCTGCTGACCGCGGTCGCCATGATCGTCGTCCGCCTGCCGCTGGCCTGGTACCTCCTCAACCACTTCGGCCTCAACGGTGCCTGGTGGGCCATGAGCCTCTCGACCATGCTCCAAGGCGTGCTTGTGGTGATTGTCTTCCGCCAAGGCCGCTGGCGCACGGTCCGTGTCTAG
- a CDS encoding sensor domain-containing diguanylate cyclase/phosphohydrolase, with protein MLLEELVRLREDHQTCQKRFQESQALSQCGSWEFDPTTGLGWLSHEQRRLFNLSPDETDTSPEVVLRHHHPDDILKVQALIQQAIHDGKPFTTETRVLCDDGTVRWLHAEGRPMCDATGNVVRLIGTTLDITERKRAQGALEDGHLRQQALQKAALDAVVSIDTQERVLEWNAVAAELFGYSADEALGRNLAELIIPPALRESHRRGIAHFLQTGEGPALNQRIEVPALHADGTEFPIELTAVPVQLQDELYFTASIRDLRPREAAIEALRQQQQETHSSEQRLQLALYHGAMGLWHVDLVAQEFLYVSERSKTLYGYAEDAHFTWADCLQQILPEDLPQVEQTIQDALQSTLSATVEFRIYHPDGSVRWLTAHGAAIEDSSGARTQLIGVSQDITERKRLEEQREEALREAQERAERDPLTHLFNHRSFHRRLEEETNRAQRENTTLAVIMLDLDNFKFFNDAYGHAIGDEVLRLLALRLQHICRPYDTLARFGGDEFALIFPNIGATSIADLEARIYNDMSGLSYQPEGYESAVPLTISLGVSVFPDDSRSRSELVELASAQLRRAKSGGESDSEAERTRLRMSKALEGFSMLDALVTAVDNKDRYTRRHSEDVLGYCLQIARSLGLDAETQHTLAVAALLHDVGKIGVPDAILRKPGKLTEMEFNAVRQHAAMGAAIVSAVPGLESILDCVRHHHERWDGTGYPSGLGGENIPRLARLMAVADAFSAMTTNRPYRQGMPCEKARAILKDGAGTQWDPTMVEAFLASH; from the coding sequence ATGCTCCTTGAAGAGCTTGTCCGTCTGCGAGAAGACCACCAGACCTGCCAGAAGCGCTTTCAGGAGTCACAGGCGCTGTCGCAGTGTGGGAGCTGGGAGTTTGACCCGACGACAGGCCTGGGCTGGCTCTCCCACGAGCAGCGGCGTCTCTTCAACCTCTCCCCCGACGAGACCGATACCTCGCCGGAGGTCGTGCTGAGACACCACCACCCCGACGATATCCTCAAAGTTCAGGCGCTCATCCAGCAAGCGATCCACGATGGTAAGCCCTTCACCACCGAGACTCGGGTCCTCTGCGACGATGGCACTGTCCGCTGGCTCCACGCCGAGGGACGCCCGATGTGCGATGCTACCGGAAACGTGGTCCGGCTCATCGGTACGACCCTCGACATCACCGAGCGTAAGCGGGCACAAGGCGCTCTTGAAGATGGGCACCTGCGCCAGCAAGCCCTGCAAAAAGCGGCGCTCGATGCCGTTGTCTCCATCGATACCCAGGAGCGTGTGCTGGAGTGGAATGCCGTGGCTGCGGAGCTCTTTGGCTACTCCGCAGACGAAGCCCTCGGGCGTAACCTCGCAGAGCTGATCATCCCCCCCGCCCTCCGCGAGAGCCACAGACGTGGGATCGCTCACTTTCTCCAGACCGGTGAGGGACCGGCGCTCAATCAGCGCATCGAGGTCCCTGCGCTCCACGCCGATGGCACCGAGTTCCCGATCGAGCTCACCGCGGTCCCCGTGCAGCTTCAAGACGAGCTCTACTTCACCGCCTCGATTCGTGACCTGCGCCCCCGAGAGGCGGCCATCGAGGCGCTACGCCAGCAGCAGCAAGAGACCCACTCCAGCGAGCAGCGGCTCCAGCTCGCGCTCTACCACGGGGCGATGGGGCTCTGGCATGTCGACCTGGTCGCTCAAGAGTTTCTCTATGTCTCCGAGCGCTCCAAGACACTCTATGGCTACGCGGAAGACGCGCACTTTACCTGGGCAGACTGCCTCCAGCAGATCCTCCCCGAAGACCTCCCTCAGGTGGAGCAGACGATCCAGGATGCCTTGCAGAGCACCCTCTCCGCGACCGTGGAGTTTCGTATTTATCACCCTGATGGGAGTGTCCGCTGGCTCACGGCACACGGCGCGGCGATTGAGGACAGCTCCGGGGCACGCACACAGCTGATCGGGGTGAGCCAGGATATCACCGAGCGCAAGCGGCTGGAGGAGCAGCGCGAGGAGGCCCTCCGTGAGGCGCAGGAGCGCGCCGAGCGCGATCCCCTCACCCACCTCTTCAACCACCGCAGCTTTCACCGTCGCCTAGAGGAAGAGACCAACCGCGCCCAGCGGGAGAACACCACCCTCGCGGTGATCATGCTGGACCTGGACAACTTCAAGTTCTTCAACGATGCCTACGGCCACGCGATCGGGGACGAGGTCCTGCGCCTGCTGGCCCTGCGTCTCCAGCACATCTGCCGCCCCTACGACACCCTGGCGCGCTTTGGCGGCGATGAGTTCGCGCTGATCTTCCCCAATATCGGTGCGACCAGCATCGCGGACCTGGAGGCGCGTATCTACAACGACATGAGCGGGCTCTCCTACCAGCCAGAGGGCTACGAGAGCGCGGTTCCCCTGACCATCTCGCTCGGTGTCTCGGTCTTCCCCGACGATAGCCGGAGCCGGAGCGAGCTGGTCGAGCTCGCCAGCGCCCAGCTGCGGCGTGCCAAGAGCGGCGGGGAGAGCGATAGCGAGGCTGAGAGAACCCGCCTGCGCATGAGCAAGGCCCTGGAGGGCTTCTCCATGCTCGATGCGCTGGTCACCGCAGTCGATAACAAAGACCGCTACACCCGCCGCCACTCCGAGGACGTGCTGGGCTACTGCCTCCAGATCGCCCGGAGCCTGGGGCTGGACGCGGAGACGCAGCACACGCTGGCGGTCGCGGCGCTCCTGCACGATGTGGGCAAGATCGGGGTCCCCGATGCAATCCTGCGCAAGCCCGGCAAGCTCACGGAGATGGAGTTTAACGCCGTCCGCCAGCACGCCGCGATGGGTGCCGCCATTGTCAGCGCCGTCCCCGGCCTAGAGTCCATCCTAGACTGTGTCCGCCACCACCACGAGCGCTGGGACGGCACCGGGTACCCGTCGGGCCTAGGGGGCGAGAACATCCCCCGCCTCGCCCGCCTGATGGCGGTCGCCGATGCCTTCTCCGCCATGACCACCAACCGCCCCTACCGCCAAGGCATGCCCTGCGAGAAAGCCCGCGCGATCCTCAAAGACGGTGCCGGAACCCAGTGGGACCCCACCATGGTCGAGGCCTTCCTCGCCTCGCACTAG
- a CDS encoding phytanoyl-CoA dioxygenase family protein, whose amino-acid sequence MVTDEQIAAFRTQGFVHIPSVISRDEAAHFYEAALDYAHRNPPLSHRPVFDQHVNVWTEDAAMRELTLHPNLAAAAKALNGTPLRLWHDQILIKQPHNNAATEFHQDQPYWPHTTSPNPISAWIALCDVPVEKGCMTFLPGSFKHTDLPAQSLADPRSLFGIEPEFIWFPRVTVPLKAGDCTFHHGRCAHMATPNLTDDPRVAHIVIFMEHSTTYSGKPHVVTDPLGLTVGEPLAGTLFPEI is encoded by the coding sequence ATGGTCACCGATGAACAGATAGCCGCCTTTCGCACGCAGGGATTTGTACACATCCCCAGTGTGATCTCGCGCGATGAAGCCGCACACTTCTACGAGGCCGCCCTCGACTACGCCCACCGCAACCCGCCGCTCTCCCACCGCCCGGTCTTCGACCAGCATGTCAATGTCTGGACCGAGGACGCCGCGATGCGTGAGCTGACCCTGCACCCCAATCTTGCGGCGGCGGCCAAGGCGCTCAATGGCACCCCGCTACGCCTCTGGCACGACCAGATTCTCATCAAGCAGCCCCACAACAACGCCGCCACGGAGTTCCACCAGGACCAGCCCTACTGGCCGCATACCACATCGCCCAACCCGATCTCCGCCTGGATCGCCCTCTGCGATGTGCCCGTGGAGAAGGGCTGCATGACCTTTCTGCCCGGCTCGTTTAAGCACACGGACCTGCCCGCCCAGAGCCTCGCCGACCCTCGGAGCCTCTTTGGGATCGAGCCCGAGTTTATCTGGTTCCCCCGTGTCACGGTCCCTCTCAAAGCGGGCGACTGCACCTTCCACCACGGGCGCTGCGCCCACATGGCGACCCCGAACCTCACCGACGATCCCCGGGTGGCGCATATCGTGATCTTTATGGAGCATAGCACGACCTACAGCGGCAAGCCCCACGTGGTCACCGATCCCCTCGGCCTGACCGTGGGAGAGCCTCTTGCGGGCACACTCTTTCCAGAAATTTAA
- a CDS encoding glycosyltransferase family 4 protein, with translation MKKLHVVWVNETADSTGGCERYIRETAGHLEERHGVRSTLLYRDVREAIAPGVREAFTGGVFPLVALREQLEKLKPDVVYVHRLVEEDLAAQLGKTCQALKIPALRFFHDHKLFCPREHKYTVVGRNTCTQTVGMNCFTCGGVVNKAGRGFRLTLPMTLLGQQEASRRAYTGFVLGSGYMARHLQAHGFPQERLHTLPLYADPPQLPPLPFAERDSQQLVFAGQLGAMGKGVDTLLQALPLVKNPVSLAIYGSGKFEGRYKELVAQLEIGSKVQWKGKASGQTLEDAFRRAAAVVVPSRSPETFGLIGPEAMRHATPVIATTVGGIGEWLEDNVTGLAVPSNDPAALAQEIDRLLSDPALRARLGETGRQRYFERFTPEHHTDNLHALLRKLA, from the coding sequence ATGAAGAAGCTACATGTCGTCTGGGTAAATGAAACGGCAGACTCCACGGGGGGATGTGAGCGCTACATTCGTGAGACCGCGGGGCACCTAGAGGAGCGTCACGGTGTCCGCTCCACCCTGCTCTACCGCGATGTCCGTGAGGCGATCGCGCCGGGGGTTCGTGAGGCCTTCACTGGGGGAGTCTTCCCGCTCGTGGCGCTCCGGGAGCAGCTCGAGAAGCTCAAGCCCGATGTGGTCTATGTCCACCGCCTAGTCGAAGAGGACCTCGCGGCCCAGCTCGGCAAGACCTGCCAGGCGCTCAAGATCCCCGCCCTGCGCTTCTTCCACGACCACAAGCTCTTCTGCCCGCGTGAGCACAAGTACACCGTGGTGGGGCGCAATACCTGCACCCAGACCGTAGGGATGAACTGCTTTACCTGTGGGGGCGTGGTCAACAAGGCAGGGCGCGGCTTCCGCCTGACCCTCCCGATGACCCTGCTCGGGCAGCAAGAGGCCTCCCGGCGCGCCTACACCGGCTTTGTGCTCGGCTCGGGCTACATGGCGCGGCACCTCCAGGCGCACGGCTTCCCCCAAGAGCGCCTGCACACGCTCCCCCTCTATGCCGACCCGCCCCAGCTTCCCCCGCTTCCCTTTGCGGAGCGCGACTCCCAGCAGCTGGTCTTTGCCGGCCAGCTCGGGGCGATGGGCAAGGGAGTCGATACCCTGCTTCAGGCCCTCCCGCTGGTCAAGAACCCGGTGAGCCTGGCGATCTACGGCTCCGGGAAGTTCGAGGGGCGCTACAAAGAGCTGGTCGCCCAGCTGGAGATCGGCAGCAAGGTGCAGTGGAAGGGCAAGGCCAGTGGCCAGACCCTCGAAGATGCCTTCCGTCGCGCCGCCGCTGTCGTGGTGCCGTCGCGCTCCCCCGAGACCTTTGGCCTGATCGGTCCCGAGGCGATGCGCCACGCCACCCCCGTGATCGCCACCACAGTCGGGGGGATCGGCGAGTGGCTGGAGGACAATGTCACCGGCCTCGCGGTGCCGTCGAACGACCCCGCCGCCCTCGCCCAGGAAATCGACCGCCTGCTCTCCGACCCGGCCCTGCGCGCTCGGCTGGGAGAGACCGGGCGCCAGCGCTACTTCGAGCGCTTCACCCCCGAGCACCACACCGACAACCTACACGCTCTCTTAAGGAAACTCGCATGA
- a CDS encoding TPR end-of-group domain-containing protein yields the protein MKHAFLATLAALALLTPLARASGPESWVLVVNGDNPDSVAVADTYAQLRKIPASNRITLTGIPTGNTLGVDDFRAKVLLPILAAIRERGLTAQIDGVVYAPGFPYSVDVSADTKGKKLAFFQTNPASLTGLTYLYEQVLRRDTGYLELDANFYARKLQASGTGALPDLSAVYAHAQAAPSGSASADEKKWLAEAAKLALQLQATPAKSPELLYNLACTLALGRLPDDAMVALTAAAAAGWMNAGLTEADSDLTSLRARPDFKALLERMRQTAVQSEPPAPFHNVSLWSRPGQAGRRYLLSALLGHVGEKTESRDEILARLQRSVGADGSKPAGTIYYMASTDWARTGPRKWIFPSAVAALQPLGVKGENLAGAIPPQGAQVAGTMMGVAGFDWKASGATLLPGAFCDHLTSFGGVLTGAGQTLLTEYLKNGAAGACGTVTEPYNVPGKFPTPFVHVYYASGATLAEAFFQSVTGPYQQLLIADPLCRPWAHPTNPLVAGIKPGELVTAPRTVKVVASQATRLELYVDGKRQATALPGKPLKLDPRGLAPGTHELRIVAVSGPLEATSRAIVPFTVR from the coding sequence ATGAAGCACGCTTTTCTCGCGACACTCGCCGCGCTCGCTCTCCTGACCCCCTTGGCCCGTGCCAGCGGCCCGGAGAGCTGGGTCTTGGTGGTCAATGGCGACAACCCCGACTCGGTGGCGGTCGCCGATACCTACGCCCAGCTACGGAAGATTCCCGCGAGCAACCGGATCACGCTGACCGGGATTCCCACGGGCAACACGCTGGGGGTGGACGACTTCCGGGCAAAGGTCCTCCTGCCGATTCTTGCGGCGATCCGGGAGCGGGGGCTGACGGCGCAGATCGACGGCGTGGTCTACGCGCCGGGCTTTCCCTACAGTGTCGATGTGAGCGCGGATACCAAGGGCAAGAAGCTGGCGTTTTTCCAGACCAACCCGGCCTCGCTGACCGGCCTGACCTACCTCTACGAGCAAGTGCTCCGCCGCGACACAGGCTACTTGGAGCTGGACGCCAACTTCTACGCCCGCAAGCTCCAGGCATCGGGGACGGGTGCGCTGCCGGACCTGAGCGCGGTCTACGCCCACGCCCAGGCCGCGCCCTCCGGGAGCGCCAGCGCCGACGAGAAGAAGTGGCTGGCCGAGGCGGCAAAGCTCGCGCTGCAGCTCCAGGCCACGCCTGCAAAGTCGCCCGAGCTGCTCTACAACCTGGCCTGCACGCTCGCGCTGGGGAGGCTCCCCGACGATGCGATGGTGGCGCTGACCGCCGCCGCCGCTGCGGGCTGGATGAACGCGGGCCTCACGGAGGCGGACAGTGACCTGACCAGCCTGCGCGCCCGCCCGGACTTCAAGGCGTTGCTTGAGCGCATGCGCCAGACCGCGGTGCAGAGCGAGCCGCCTGCGCCGTTTCACAATGTCTCGCTCTGGAGCCGCCCCGGTCAGGCTGGGCGGCGCTACCTGCTCTCCGCGCTGCTCGGTCACGTGGGGGAGAAGACGGAGAGCCGCGATGAGATCCTGGCACGGCTCCAGCGAAGCGTGGGGGCGGATGGGAGCAAGCCGGCGGGGACGATCTACTACATGGCCTCGACCGACTGGGCACGCACCGGCCCGCGCAAGTGGATCTTTCCGTCGGCGGTGGCCGCGCTTCAGCCGCTAGGGGTGAAGGGGGAGAACCTGGCGGGGGCGATCCCTCCCCAAGGCGCGCAGGTGGCCGGGACCATGATGGGGGTCGCGGGTTTCGACTGGAAGGCCTCGGGGGCGACCCTTCTCCCTGGCGCGTTCTGCGACCACCTCACCAGCTTCGGTGGGGTTCTCACGGGTGCGGGCCAGACCCTGCTCACGGAGTACCTCAAGAACGGCGCGGCGGGCGCGTGCGGCACGGTCACCGAGCCCTACAATGTCCCCGGCAAGTTCCCCACGCCCTTTGTGCATGTCTACTACGCCAGCGGCGCGACCCTCGCCGAGGCATTTTTCCAGTCGGTGACCGGCCCCTACCAGCAGCTCCTGATCGCCGACCCGCTCTGCCGCCCATGGGCCCACCCGACAAACCCGCTTGTCGCGGGGATCAAGCCCGGTGAGCTCGTGACCGCGCCGCGCACCGTGAAAGTGGTTGCCTCCCAAGCCACGCGCCTAGAGCTCTACGTGGATGGCAAGCGCCAGGCGACCGCGCTCCCCGGCAAGCCGCTCAAGCTCGACCCCCGCGGCCTCGCACCGGGCACGCACGAGCTTCGGATCGTGGCGGTGAGCGGCCCCCTAGAGGCAACAAGCCGCGCCATCGTCCCGTTTACCGTGCGCTAG
- a CDS encoding O-antigen ligase family protein — MKYVVFFLMLCVGVPLLANRAVIDAKVRGLLAGGIFLFALLVKQGKVNFVSMETYRGPDRGFEVCTCDLIALALCIVLHKKYPERIVKFPPGSWLLLALYIIATISVAGAEFKLVSFFSLFKWARAYGIYWITYNMLRMPWPRRNIWLGMVIAGWTLFLWALKDKYIGHVYRVAACFDHSNTVPLFINQFLPVLAMWGLTDKKLSNAQSVLSTIGCLGLCVASQSSFSRLGMLLSVSGFFGSLLIANIFCRTKRVRGVTVFAVTGVIVGGLLALPSIMERIRTAPEESELARKEFNIAAKKMAEDHPFGVGVNNFSHALTKQARYSQFITVMEDEDEAGVCHHIYNLTAAELGKPGLYVFVVILVYFGGNALIGFWKNRHNMVGWLCMSVFIGECALHVSGFAEWVFRITPVTYMYAIMAGLAMGLKDGGGYDLIPQKKKPVKKLKALEVQELQAVEEAPCAV, encoded by the coding sequence GTGAAGTATGTTGTCTTCTTCCTCATGCTCTGCGTGGGGGTGCCGCTGCTCGCCAACCGGGCCGTGATCGATGCCAAGGTCCGCGGCTTGCTGGCAGGGGGGATCTTTCTCTTTGCGCTCCTGGTCAAGCAAGGCAAGGTCAACTTTGTCTCGATGGAGACCTACCGCGGCCCCGACCGAGGCTTTGAGGTCTGCACCTGCGACCTGATCGCCCTGGCACTCTGCATTGTCCTGCACAAGAAGTACCCCGAGAGAATTGTCAAGTTCCCCCCCGGAAGCTGGCTGCTGCTAGCGCTCTATATCATCGCAACGATCTCCGTGGCGGGCGCGGAGTTTAAGCTGGTCTCGTTCTTCTCGCTGTTCAAGTGGGCGCGCGCCTACGGCATCTACTGGATCACCTACAACATGCTGAGGATGCCCTGGCCGCGGCGCAATATCTGGCTGGGAATGGTGATCGCGGGCTGGACCCTCTTTCTCTGGGCGCTCAAGGACAAGTACATCGGCCATGTCTACCGGGTGGCGGCCTGCTTCGACCACTCCAACACCGTCCCGCTGTTTATCAACCAGTTTCTCCCCGTGCTGGCCATGTGGGGCCTCACCGACAAGAAGCTCAGCAATGCCCAGTCGGTCCTGAGTACGATCGGCTGCCTAGGGCTCTGTGTCGCCAGCCAGAGCTCCTTCTCGCGCCTGGGGATGCTACTCTCGGTCAGTGGCTTCTTTGGCTCGCTCCTGATCGCCAATATCTTCTGCCGCACCAAGCGTGTCCGCGGCGTGACCGTCTTTGCGGTGACGGGAGTGATTGTCGGGGGGCTTCTCGCCCTGCCGTCGATCATGGAGCGCATCCGCACCGCCCCCGAGGAGAGTGAGCTCGCCCGCAAGGAGTTCAATATCGCCGCCAAGAAGATGGCCGAGGACCACCCGTTTGGGGTTGGGGTCAATAACTTCTCCCACGCCCTCACCAAACAAGCGCGCTACAGCCAGTTCATCACGGTGATGGAGGACGAGGACGAGGCGGGGGTCTGCCACCATATCTACAACCTGACGGCGGCGGAGCTGGGCAAGCCGGGGCTCTATGTCTTTGTGGTGATCCTGGTCTACTTTGGGGGCAATGCACTGATCGGCTTCTGGAAGAACCGCCACAACATGGTCGGCTGGCTCTGCATGAGTGTCTTTATCGGGGAGTGCGCCCTCCACGTGAGCGGCTTTGCCGAGTGGGTGTTTCGTATCACCCCCGTGACCTACATGTACGCCATCATGGCCGGCCTCGCGATGGGGCTCAAGGACGGTGGCGGCTACGACCTGATCCCCCAGAAGAAAAAGCCGGTCAAGAAGCTCAAAGCGCTCGAAGTGCAGGAATTACAAGCCGTTGAGGAGGCTCCATGCGCGGTTTAA